One region of Diabrotica undecimpunctata isolate CICGRU chromosome 6, icDiaUnde3, whole genome shotgun sequence genomic DNA includes:
- the LOC140444459 gene encoding uncharacterized protein, translated as MPRPRRSNLSRQSRNARRIQNTANASTEEEQEIAREQRRDSMARLRASQLREQSEAARETARLAMQNRRANNRRQQIDNLRRRTRYLADLNRAAFRYDCSNDYSLHPSICIGQMDVVCEYCDPLKFSGETPGLCCLNGKVKLPVLTPPHEPLYSLLCGETQESRHFLANTRKYNSCFQMTSFGADIIEEGGFIPTFKIQGQIHHRIGSLPPFEDTQNKFLQIYFMGNMEEQLDRRLGINAGMKRAIIQDLQCLLDKHHALVRLFKSALERMPNDDYKVVIKADKRPSGTHERTFNAPTVDEVAILIVGEETTKKVSSMNYYAYRLMIRQNADNYLLRFRRLFQQYCVDMYVKIETERLTFIRLNQAKLRSEEYIHLRDAVSTEGNAANIGRLTILPATYIGSPRHMHEYAQDAMTYVRHYGRPDLFITFTCNPKWIEITQLLLPGQTSNDRRIFRQKIRSLMNFIVKQRVFGDTRCWMYSIEWQKRGLPHAHILIWLVERIQPDQIDDIICAEIPDHEVDPDLHDVVTTNMIHGPCGAINPQSPCMVDGKCSKRYPRKLTAQTVTGNDGYPLYRRRSPDDNGRTVTTKVKRMDFVVDNSWIVPYSPLISKTFKTHCNVEYCNSVKSIKYICKYVTKGSDMAVFGLQSSNTNDEISRYQVGRYVNCNEAIWRIFAFPIHERHPTVIHLAVHLENGQRVYFTASNATQRAETPPATTLTSFFAICQSDQFARTLLYSEMPRYYTWNASSKNFQRRKQGDAVPGYADVRSTDALGRMYTVHPKNDECFYLRLLLVNVRRPTSFETLRTVNGVIFPTYRAACEELNLLENDTHWDTTIAEAIISASPSQIRTLFAIIISTCFPSNPCNMWHKYKDSMSEDILHQSRVSSRNHDIEMNEEIHNRALLLIEDMCYLMCGNLLIRLGMPAPNREMNDAFNRELEREREYDHQELDLVVQKNVPLLNYQQKEVYDGGTGKTFLMSLVLATVRARSNIAVAVASSGIAATLLEGCRTAHSAFKLPLNLQTIEEPTCNIAKHSAMVKVLAASKIIIWDECTMAHKRALEALNRTLKDLRNDSRCFGGAMILLSGDFRQILPVIPRSTAADEINACLKSSNLWRYVKKLQLTTNMRVTLLNDTSAEDFSEQLLTIGNGQVPVDESSGLISFPNNFCNFISSKDELINNVFPNIISNYKNNEWLSERAILAAKNKDVDDLNYIIQNKIIGTMHSFKSIDCVTNEDEATNYPIEFLNSLDVPGLPPHNLRLKVGSVVIMLRNINQPKLCNGTRLVVSKLMNNVIYATIMIGKFKGEEVLILRIPMIPTDMPFEFKRLQFPIRIAFAMTINKSQGQSLKVCGLNLEHSCFSHGQLYVACSRVGRPSALFVFAPDNKTKNVVYHKVLK; from the exons atgccgCGACCAAGACGATCGAATCTTTCCCGACAAAGCCGAAATGCAAGAAGAATACAAAATACTGCAAATGCAAGTactgaagaagaacaagaaattgCACGTGAACAGCGCCGCGATAGTATGGCTCGACTTCGTGCTTCTCAATTACGAGAGCAAAGTGAAGCAGCCCGTGAAACAGCTCGGTTGGCAATGCAGAATCGTCGAGCGAACAACAGAAGGCAACAAATAGATAATTTGCGACGCAGAACAAGATATTTAGCTGATTTGAATCGAGCAGCATTTCGATACGATTGCAGCAATGATTACAGCTTGCATCCTAGCATTTGCATTGGGCAAATGGACGTTGTTTGCGAGTATTGTGATCCATTAAAGTTTTCCGGAGAAACGCCTGGATTATGCTGCCTTAATGGTAAAGTGAAATTGCCAGTGTTGACTCCGCCACATGAGCCATTGTATTCATTGCTTTGTGGCGAAACACAAGAATCACGCCACTTTCTTGCAAATACTCGAAAATACAATAGTTGTttccaaatgacgtcatttggggcAGACATTATCGAAGAAGGAGGATTTATTCCGACATTTAAg atacaaggacagattcaCCATCGAATTGGATCATTACCACCTTTCGAAGATACAcagaataaatttttacaaatatatttcatGGGCAACATGGAAGAACAACTTGATCGACGCCTAGGGATCAATGCAGGAATGAAGCGAGCAATTATTCAAGACTTGCAGTGTCTGCTTGATAAACATCATGCGTTGGTCAGGTTGTTTAAGAGTGCTTTAGAGCGCATGCCAAATGATGACTATAAAGTTGTCATCAAAGCAGATAAACGACCATCTGGAACACACGAACGCACATTTAATGCTCCAACAGTAGACGAAGTTGCCATCCTGATTGTTG gTGAAGAAACTACAAAGAAAGTTAGCTCAATGAACTATTATGCATATCGTTTGATGATTCGTCAAAATGCTGACAACTATTTGCTGCGGTTTCGTCGATTGTTTCAGCAGTATTGCGTTGACATGTATGTAAAAATAGAAACGGAACGTTTAACATTTATTAGGTTGAACCAAGCCAAACTGCGTTCTGAGGAGTACATCCATTTACGTGATGCAGTTAGTACTGAAGGAAATGCAGCTAATATTGGTCGATTAACTATTCTGCCGGCGACGTACATTGGTAGCCCACGTCATATGCATGAATATGCACAAGATGCAATGACATATGTTCGTCATTACGGCCGGCCAGATCTCTTTATTACTTTTACCTGTAATCCAAAATGGATAGAAATTACTCAATTGCTGCTTCCCGGACAAACATCAAATGATAGACGTATATTCAGGCAAAAAATTCGGTCCCTGATGAACTTTATTGTTAAACAACGCGTCTTTGGAGATACTCGATGCTGGATGTATTCAATCGAATGGCAAAAGCGAGGCCTGCCGCACGCACACATTCTTATTTGGTTAGTGGAAAGAATTCAGCCTGACCAAATAGATGATATCATATGTGCCGAGATTCCTGATCATGAAGTCGATCCAGACCTACATGATGTTGTTACTACTAATATGATTCATGGACCGTGTGGTGCCATCAATCCCCAATCACCTTGCATGGTCGATGGAAAGTGCTCTAAACGATATCCACGGAAATTAACGGCGCAGACTGTCACTGGCAACGATGGGTATCCGCTGTATCGGCGTCGATCACCAGATGACAACGGTCGAACTGTCACAACGAAAGTGAAAAGAATGGATTTCGTTGTCGACAACAGTTGGATTGTTCCATATTCGCCACTTATTTCTAAAACGTTCAAGACACATTGCAACGTTGAATACTGCAATTCAGTTaagtccataaaatatatttgcaaatatgtCACGAAAGGCAGTGATATGGCGGTTTTTGGATTGCAATCCTCAAATACCAACGATGAAATTTCACGCTATCAAGTTGGTCGTTATGTGAACTGTAATGAAGCGATTTGGCGTATATTCGCATTTCCAATTCACGAACGTCATCCTACTGTTATACATTTGGCGGTGCATCTGGAGAATGGTCAACGAGTATATTTCACGGCTTCGAATGCTACGCAACGTGCTGAAACACCTCCAGCAACTACATTGACCAGTTTTTTTGCAATCTGCCAAAGCGATCAGTTTGCACGAACTTTGCTTTACTCGGAGATGCCACGTTATTATACTTGGAATGCTTCATCCAAGAATTTTCAAAGACGGAAGCAAGGTGATGCGGTTCCTGGGTATGCAGATGTGCGTTCTACTGATGCTCTTGGACGTATGTATACAGTTCATCCAAAGAATGATGAATGTTTCTATTTGCGGTTGTTGCTGGTAAATGTGCGTCGGCCAACTTCATTTGAGACACTACGAACTGTTAATGGTGTAATATTCCCAACATATCGTGCTGCATGTGAAGAATTGAACTTATTAGAAAACGATACCCATTGGGATACGACAATCGCTGAAGCCATTATCTCTGCATCTCCAAGTCAGATACGCACATTATTCGCTAtcataatttcgacatgttttccaTCAAACCCATGTAACATGTGGCACAAATACAAGGATAGTATGTCAGAAGATATTTTACATCAAAGTCGTGTCAGTTCCAGAAATCACGATATTGAGATGAATGAGGAGATACATAATCGTGCTTTACTCTTGATCGAAGATATGTGTTACCTCATGTGCGGTAATTTATTAATCAGGTTAGGAATGCCAGCGCCAAATCGTGAAATGAATGACGCATTTAATCGAGAATTGGAACGGGAACGTGAATATGATCACCAGGAATTAGATTTAGTAGTTCAAAAGAATGTACCCCTGTTGAATTACCAACAAAAGGAAGTTTATGATGGTGGAACTGGCAAGACATTCCTTATGTCATTAGTTTTAGCAACTGTTCGGGCGAGATCCAACATAGCGGTTGCAGTTGCTTCTTCTGGAATAGCAGCCACATTGTTAGAAGGATGCCGTACGGCTCATTCAGCATTCAAATTACCGTTAAATCTTCAAACTATTGAAGAACCAACGTGTAATATTGCAAAACACTCAGCAATGGTCAAAGTTTTAGCGGCATCGAAAATCATCATCTGGGACGAATGCACAATGGCGCATAAACGTGCATTAGAAGCACTTAACCGAACATTAAAAGATTTACGCAATGACTCGAGATGTTTTGGAGGAGCAATGATTTTACTGTCTGGCGATTTCCGCCAAATACTGCCAGTAATTCCAAGATCTACGGCTGCCGATGAAATAAACGCTTGCCTCAAATCGTCAAATCTATGGCGCTATGTGAAGAAACTGCAGCTGACAACAAACATGAGAGTTACATTGCTTAATGATACATCTGCTGAAGATTTCTCGGAGCAATTGCTGACTATCGGTAATGGTCAAGTACCTGTCGATGAATCGAGCGGATTAATATCATTTCCAAATAATTTCTGTAATTTTATCTCATCAAAAGACGAACTTATCAACAATgtatttccaaatattatttctaactacaaaaataatgaatGGTTGAGTGAGCGAGCAATTTTAGCGGCTAAGAATAAAGATGTAGATGACCTGAActacataattcaaaataagatCATTGGAACAATGCATTCATTCAAATCTATTGACTGCGTCACAAATGAAGATGAAGCCACCAACTatccaattgaatttttaaactctttgGACGTGCCTGGCTTACCACCGCACAATTTACGCCTAAAGGTTGGCTCCGTAGTAATCATGCTTCGAAACATAAACCAACCAAAACTGTGCAACGGTACGCGTTTGGTGGTTAGTAAATTGATGAACAATGTAATTTACGCTACGATAATGATAGGAAAATTCAAAGGTGAGGAAGTTCTCATTCTGAGGATCCCGATGATCCCAACCGATATGCCGTTTGAATTTAAAAGACTTCAATTTCCGATACGTATTGCATTTGCCATGACCATTAACAAATCACAAGGCCAATCCTTAAAAGTTTGTGGTTTAAATCTAGAACATTCATGTTTTTCCCATGGTCAATTATACGTGGCATGTTCACGGGTCGGAAGACCATCTGCGTTGTTTGTTTTTGCGcctgataataaaacaaaaaatgtcgtGTATCACAAGGTACTTAAGTGA